A region of uncultured Anaeromusa sp. DNA encodes the following proteins:
- a CDS encoding ATP-binding protein, producing the protein MKFCWSPTSSIRTLIVSIIAAQIIVFAMLTSWLAYHCGMDAVQDNSQQIFSIINDEISKTITAYLEEPYRLEKVHKNIIRNGQIDFSNEQQRDTYFVSMLKDFPKVTNTYFSMVDGMEYGARKEDNGSVVVWNSNLEKKTLDYYTYKEEIGRMNYIESLPDYDTRQRPPFKKGAELKKPGWTAVYASATGRGLVVTSVYPIYSSEHLVGVLGSSLLLNWIDDFLKELRITERSSVYVVERTGRVIASTNDAIRQSKYWYEDLKEEDDPLFYQCKASIRINGFFLENIHESQSFKFYYNGESFLLQVHAIEGVNGLNWLSFIVIPERDLMYQMAAFSDKLLVITLIACLLGSVIGFFTAEYIVRPLRKVNQRTREIANGDFSSRIKIVRNDEVGELAYTINEMSESLEQYVRRLNDERLRIKLLTSGLENSNSFVLILNEQRNIWWGNKAYEALSDYKISELLGKRGLMLLAEDNPSVLIEEIRQYLTSEKEWHGEVLAKRKDGRSYVDEISIIPIRDDASEKMHYIIVGQDITEKIKAREAIVEAQKAKVKAEQVHFVGTMASGIAHEINQPLNSIKVVSSGLLYLIQHGEQIEEKEVIDSLQEISNQVDRITSIIKHLRSFVKRGERKTAPCDMNEVVALAVDLLKEQLSSSAVRVEQNLQKNLPLVNANMTGLEEVVVNILVNAIQALETVEKAEKIICIETFQRDANVVLKISDNGPGIDAAIKETLFDSFTSTKQGGDNLGLGLAIVNNIIAAYLGTIEVASATEAGTTIMIALPAVEMKKLEEKQ; encoded by the coding sequence ATTGCTGCCCAGATCATTGTTTTTGCAATGCTGACTAGCTGGTTAGCATATCATTGTGGGATGGATGCGGTTCAAGATAATTCGCAGCAAATTTTTTCGATCATAAATGATGAAATATCAAAAACTATAACAGCCTATCTAGAAGAGCCGTATCGACTAGAGAAAGTACATAAAAATATTATTCGCAATGGACAGATTGATTTTTCAAATGAGCAACAACGAGATACATACTTTGTAAGTATGCTGAAAGATTTTCCAAAGGTAACTAATACATATTTTTCCATGGTAGATGGGATGGAATATGGAGCAAGAAAAGAAGACAACGGATCTGTTGTAGTTTGGAATAGCAATCTTGAAAAGAAGACACTTGATTATTACACTTATAAAGAGGAAATCGGGCGAATGAATTATATAGAAAGCTTGCCTGATTATGATACACGCCAACGTCCTCCCTTTAAAAAAGGGGCTGAGTTGAAAAAACCAGGCTGGACCGCCGTATATGCTTCTGCTACGGGAAGAGGCCTTGTTGTCACCTCAGTATATCCGATATATTCCTCAGAACACTTAGTAGGTGTATTGGGCAGCTCTCTTTTGTTGAATTGGATAGATGACTTTTTGAAAGAGTTGAGAATCACAGAGCGTTCGTCGGTTTATGTTGTTGAACGAACAGGAAGGGTGATTGCTTCCACTAATGATGCGATTCGACAAAGCAAGTATTGGTATGAGGATCTAAAAGAAGAGGATGATCCTCTCTTCTATCAATGCAAGGCGTCGATTCGGATAAACGGTTTTTTTCTAGAAAATATTCATGAAAGTCAAAGCTTTAAATTTTATTATAACGGAGAATCGTTTTTGCTTCAGGTGCACGCTATTGAGGGAGTAAATGGACTCAATTGGTTGAGTTTCATCGTTATTCCTGAACGAGATTTAATGTACCAAATGGCTGCTTTTAGTGACAAGTTGCTTGTTATTACGTTGATAGCCTGCTTGCTTGGCAGCGTTATTGGCTTTTTTACGGCAGAGTATATTGTTAGGCCCTTGCGAAAAGTAAATCAAAGGACCAGAGAAATTGCGAATGGCGATTTCTCAAGCAGGATAAAGATTGTTCGTAATGATGAGGTTGGTGAACTGGCTTATACTATTAACGAAATGTCTGAGAGCTTAGAACAGTATGTTCGTCGGTTGAATGATGAACGTTTGAGGATAAAATTGTTAACGTCTGGGTTGGAAAATAGTAATAGTTTTGTCTTGATTTTAAATGAGCAACGGAATATATGGTGGGGCAATAAAGCATATGAGGCTTTATCAGATTATAAAATTAGTGAACTGTTAGGGAAGCGGGGCTTGATGCTTCTAGCGGAAGATAATCCTTCGGTGCTAATTGAAGAGATTAGACAGTATTTGACAAGTGAGAAAGAGTGGCATGGAGAGGTGCTTGCTAAAAGGAAAGATGGCCGTTCCTATGTTGATGAAATCTCGATTATACCTATTCGGGATGATGCCAGTGAAAAAATGCATTATATTATCGTTGGCCAAGATATAACGGAAAAAATCAAAGCCAGAGAGGCAATCGTAGAAGCGCAAAAAGCAAAAGTGAAGGCGGAGCAAGTTCATTTTGTGGGTACGATGGCCTCTGGAATTGCTCACGAGATTAACCAGCCGTTAAATTCTATAAAGGTTGTCTCCAGCGGTTTGCTGTATTTGATCCAACATGGTGAGCAAATTGAAGAGAAAGAAGTTATTGATAGCCTGCAAGAGATATCAAATCAAGTAGATCGAATAACCAGCATTATTAAACATCTTCGATCTTTTGTTAAACGAGGAGAGCGAAAAACAGCTCCTTGTGATATGAATGAGGTAGTTGCGCTGGCGGTGGATTTATTAAAAGAGCAATTATCTAGTAGTGCTGTAAGGGTTGAGCAGAACCTGCAGAAAAACCTTCCGCTAGTGAATGCCAATATGACTGGGTTGGAAGAAGTAGTTGTTAATATATTGGTTAATGCTATCCAAGCGCTAGAAACCGTAGAGAAAGCCGAAAAAATAATTTGTATTGAAACGTTTCAGCGTGATGCCAACGTCGTGTTGAAGATTAGCGACAATGGTCCGGGAATTGATGCTGCGATAAAGGAAACACTCTTTGACTCATTTACCTCAACTAAACAAGGCGGCGATAATCTTGGCTTAGGGCTTGCGATAGTAAATAATATTATTGCAGCTTATTTAGGAACGATTGAGGTTGCTTCTGCGACGGAAGCAGGAACAACAATCATGATTGCTTTGCCAGCAGTGGAGATGAAAAAATTGGAGGAGAAACAATGA